Proteins found in one Odocoileus virginianus isolate 20LAN1187 ecotype Illinois unplaced genomic scaffold, Ovbor_1.2 Unplaced_Contig_23, whole genome shotgun sequence genomic segment:
- the LY6L gene encoding lymphocyte antigen 6L, which yields MGALVLALWALLLSLDPAGGAREPGKNLSCYQCFKVRSPEFCLPTACSSTDQVCVSHKLIITLRLRVKTLLSKRCAPRCPSANMEFRWLSDSRELSKIVRQCCSGSLCNGAPAPQEGPWALSRGLLLQVGLSLLWVLL from the exons ATGGGGGCGCTAGTTCTAGCCCTGTGGGCTCTGCTGCTGTCTTTGGACCCTGCTGGCGGAGCCAGAGAGCCAG GGAAGAACCTGAGCTGCTACCAGTGCTTCAAGGTCAGGAGCCCGGAGTTTTGCTTGCCTACAGCGTGCTCCTCCACTGATCAGGTCTGCGTCTCCCACAAGTTGATCATCACCCTGA GACTCCGGGTGAAGACCCTGCTCAGCAAGCGCTGTGCCCCCAGGTGCCCCAGCGCCAACATGGAGTTCAGATGGCTGTCGGACTCCAGGGAGCTCAGCAAGATTGTCCGGCAGTGCTGCTCCGGATCTCTTTGCAACGGGGCCCCCGCCCCGCAGGAGGGCCCCTGGGCCCTCTCCCGGGGGCTCCTGCTTCAGGTGGGCCTCAGCCTCCTCTGGGTCCTGCTGTGA